Proteins encoded in a region of the Rutidosis leptorrhynchoides isolate AG116_Rl617_1_P2 chromosome 9, CSIRO_AGI_Rlap_v1, whole genome shotgun sequence genome:
- the LOC139869079 gene encoding uncharacterized mitochondrial protein AtMg00810-like — MSAYYRNLFTVSNRPLVHGFSDLQASSTGLLQRIIASLLTEFAMTDLGPLNYFLGISATRTALGLFLSQKQYAADILERANISTCHPCRTPVEPGAKLTTHGPPVADLTLYCSLAGALQYLTFTCPDISYVVQQVCLFMHDPREQHLHALRRILRYIQGTIDLGLQLYASSTTSLVAYSDADWAGCPTTRRSTSGYCVFLGNNLLSWSSKRQLSSSRSSAEAEYRGVANAVAETCWLRNLLRELHCPITTATLVYCDNVCSVYMSSNPVQHQRTKHIEIDIHFVRDLVAKGQVRVLHVPSRYQFADIFTKGLPFALFDEFRSSLSVRYTPAPTAGGC; from the exons atgtctgcttACTACAGAAATCTCTTTACGGTCTCAAACAGGCCCCTCGTGCATGGTTTCAGCGATTTGCAGG CATCTTCTACAGGCTTACTACAGCGGATCATTGCGTCCTTGCTTACGGAGTTTGCTATGACGGACTTGGGTCCGTTGAACTACTTCCTTGGCATCTCTGCCACTCGTACTGCTTTAGGCTTGTTCTTATCTCAGAAACAGTACGCTGCAGATATTCTTGAGCGGGCTAATATATCCACCTGTCATCCGTGCAGGACCCCGGTTGAACCAGGGGCCAAGCTCACGACTCATGGTCCACCAGTGGCCGATCTGACTTTATACTGCAGTCTTGCAGGTGCCTTACAGTATTTGACCTTCACTTGCCCAGATATCTCATATGTGGTTCAGCAGGTTTGCCTTTTCATGCACGATCCTAGAGAACAACACCTTCATGCTCTCAGACGGATTCTTCGCTATATTCAGGGAACCATTGATCTTGGTCTTCAGCTATATGCATCCTCCACCACCTCCTTGGTTGCGTACTCTGACGCTGACTGGGCAGGTTGCCCCACTACCAGACGTTCTACTTCTGGCTACTGTGTCTTTCTCGGTAACAATCTTCTGTCATGGTCCTCTAAGAGGCAACTCTCGTCATCTCGATCCAGTGCCGAGGCCGAATATCGTGGTGTTGCCAATGCCGTTGCCGAGACATGCTGGCTTCGTAATCTGCTTCGGGAGCTACACTGTCCCATCACTACTGCCACTCTTGTTTATTGCGATAATGTTTGCTCGGTTTATATGTCCTCCAACCCGGTTCAACATCAGCGGACCAAACATATTGAGATCGACATCCATTTTGTTCGAGATCTAGTTGCTAAAGGTCAGGTTCGTGTTCTTCATGTTCCATCCAGGTATCAGTTTGCTGACATCTTCACCAAGGGTCTCCCGTTTGCCTTATTTGATGAGTTTAGATCCAGTTTGAGTGTTCGATatactcccgctccaactgcggggggctGTTAG